One genomic segment of Streptococcus salivarius includes these proteins:
- a CDS encoding MerR family transcriptional regulator: MSQFSTGELAKAAEVSVRTVQYYDQRGILTPSEVTEGGRRIYHESDLERLQVICFLRDLDFSIKQIQKLLQEENREQVLELLLTDQIESLEKSSEEIEVRLKRARHLQKATAKRRQLSLEDLSDISRLMENQKSWRHLQLRMYGSVILTSLLYLMGLLVVIYYFKDPRGLFVVCPTFLIAINLLVYHYRKQVEYLCPNCHRIFDPSFKEFAIAGHTPRTRKLTCPHCHVKTYCLELAKTKTK, translated from the coding sequence ATGTCGCAGTTTTCAACAGGAGAGTTGGCTAAAGCAGCAGAAGTGTCTGTTAGGACTGTCCAGTACTATGATCAACGAGGGATCTTGACGCCATCTGAAGTCACAGAGGGTGGTCGGAGAATCTATCACGAATCAGACTTGGAACGACTGCAAGTCATTTGTTTCTTAAGAGATTTGGATTTCTCAATCAAACAAATCCAAAAACTCTTGCAAGAGGAGAATAGGGAACAGGTTTTAGAGCTGTTGTTGACAGACCAAATCGAAAGCTTGGAAAAGTCTTCAGAGGAAATAGAGGTCAGACTAAAACGTGCCCGTCACTTGCAAAAAGCCACTGCTAAGCGGCGTCAACTTTCGTTGGAAGATTTGTCAGACATTTCACGTCTTATGGAAAATCAAAAATCATGGCGTCATTTGCAGTTGAGAATGTATGGGAGTGTCATTCTAACCTCCCTTCTTTATCTGATGGGCCTACTGGTTGTCATTTATTATTTTAAGGATCCCAGAGGTTTGTTTGTTGTCTGTCCGACATTTTTAATAGCCATAAATCTATTGGTATATCATTATAGAAAGCAGGTTGAATACCTCTGTCCTAATTGTCATAGGATCTTTGATCCAAGTTTTAAAGAATTTGCCATTGCTGGACATACACCAAGGACTCGTAAGCTGACTTGTCCTCATTGTCATGTGAAAACCTACTGTCTGGAGTTGGCTAAGACTAAAACAAAATAG
- a CDS encoding 3'-5' exonuclease produces the protein MENLETYIAFDLEFNTVDGVSHIIQVSAIKMDQHEEVDQFDSFVYSDVPLQSFINGLTGITADKIAKAPKLESVLADFKSFVGDTPLIGYNALKSDLPILLENGLDLEEQYALDVFDEAFDRRASDLNGIVNLKLTSVADFFGIKGHGHNSLEDARMTAQIYEKFLELDENAKLLEQQEEVSNNPFAALGLGGLFD, from the coding sequence ATGGAAAATTTAGAAACTTATATTGCCTTTGATTTGGAGTTCAACACAGTGGATGGTGTTAGCCATATTATCCAAGTATCTGCCATTAAGATGGATCAGCATGAGGAAGTGGATCAGTTTGACTCTTTTGTCTATTCGGACGTTCCTTTACAGTCCTTTATCAATGGTTTGACGGGAATTACAGCGGATAAGATTGCCAAGGCACCAAAGCTAGAGTCCGTTCTGGCGGATTTTAAATCATTTGTTGGCGACACTCCACTTATCGGCTACAATGCCCTTAAGTCGGACTTGCCTATTTTGTTGGAAAATGGTTTAGACTTGGAAGAGCAATATGCTTTAGATGTTTTTGATGAGGCCTTTGACCGTCGTGCTTCGGATTTGAATGGTATTGTCAATCTCAAGCTAACCAGTGTGGCAGATTTCTTCGGAATCAAGGGACACGGGCATAACAGCTTGGAGGATGCTCGGATGACCGCTCAGATTTACGAGAAGTTTCTCGAATTAGATGAGAATGCCAAACTTTTGGAGCAACAGGAAGAAGTCAGTAACAATCCTTTTGCAGCCTTAGGTTTGGGCGGTCTTTTCGACTAA
- a CDS encoding DUF536 domain-containing protein yields the protein MSIEKTVSEIAEILGVSRQAVNNRVKQLPEEDLEKNAKGVTVVKRSGLIKLEEIYKKTIFDDEPIDEETKQRELLEILVDEKNSEIARLYAQLKAKDEQLSNMDDQLRVKDVQIAEKDKQIDQQQQLTLTAMKDKEELKLELDEAKVEVDEAKAQVEEIQTKQEEASKKGFFGRLFGK from the coding sequence ATGAGTATTGAAAAGACAGTCAGCGAGATTGCTGAAATCCTTGGCGTTAGTCGTCAAGCAGTCAATAATCGTGTCAAACAACTTCCAGAAGAAGATCTAGAAAAAAATGCTAAAGGGGTTACTGTCGTTAAACGCAGCGGCTTGATTAAGTTGGAGGAAATCTACAAGAAAACCATCTTTGACGATGAGCCAATCGATGAAGAAACAAAGCAACGTGAGTTGTTAGAGATTCTTGTAGACGAGAAAAACTCTGAGATTGCCCGTCTTTATGCTCAGTTGAAGGCTAAGGATGAGCAGTTGTCTAACATGGATGATCAATTGCGTGTCAAAGACGTTCAAATCGCTGAAAAGGACAAGCAAATCGATCAACAGCAACAATTGACCTTGACTGCTATGAAGGACAAGGAAGAGCTTAAACTGGAACTCGATGAGGCTAAGGTTGAGGTTGACGAAGCCAAGGCCCAAGTGGAAGAAATCCAGACCAAACAAGAAGAAGCTTCTAAAAAAGGTTTCTTTGGACGTCTATTTGGAAAATAA
- a CDS encoding metal-sulfur cluster assembly factor, with protein sequence MKNFRDDIKVNYLAQPFLEPIVEQMTTVFDPEIELDIYNLGLIYEITVDENGHCYFLMTFTDTGCGCEETMPYEIAEKLKSIDGINSVKVETTYSPVWKMTRISRYGRIALGISPRGGK encoded by the coding sequence ATGAAAAACTTCCGTGATGATATTAAGGTCAATTATTTGGCCCAGCCCTTCTTAGAGCCAATCGTTGAACAAATGACCACTGTATTCGACCCTGAGATTGAGCTAGACATTTACAACCTTGGTTTGATTTATGAAATCACCGTCGATGAAAATGGCCACTGCTACTTCCTTATGACCTTTACTGATACTGGTTGTGGCTGTGAAGAGACTATGCCTTATGAAATCGCTGAAAAGCTAAAATCCATTGACGGCATTAACTCTGTCAAGGTGGAAACCACTTATTCACCAGTCTGGAAGATGACACGTATCAGTCGTTATGGACGCATTGCCCTTGGTATCTCACCTCGAGGCGGAAAATAA
- a CDS encoding helix-turn-helix domain-containing protein, translating into MSRRERFTPYEKEQACLDYINGNRSRSEICNCLHISTRTIQDWAAIYKKYGILGFTKKTKNSSYSKEFKMELVEKCISGEASSIDLGHQYDISSGLLRKWIRMYNANIELKDYNPKQGVYMAKARRKTTIDERKEIVNYCIEHNRNYKETASLYDVSYSQVYSWVKKYDSDGEEGLVDKRGHHKLDDEVDELERLRRENVRLKRQLEEKDMAVELLKKVKEFGRM; encoded by the coding sequence ATGTCTAGAAGAGAAAGATTCACCCCATACGAGAAAGAACAAGCTTGTCTCGATTATATTAATGGAAATCGTTCCAGATCTGAAATATGTAACTGTCTCCATATTTCCACAAGGACGATTCAAGATTGGGCCGCCATCTATAAAAAATATGGGATTTTAGGATTCACAAAGAAAACAAAAAACAGTTCCTATTCAAAAGAATTTAAAATGGAACTTGTAGAAAAATGTATTAGTGGTGAGGCTTCATCTATTGATTTAGGTCATCAGTATGATATTTCTTCAGGACTTTTAAGAAAGTGGATTAGGATGTATAATGCCAATATAGAACTTAAGGATTACAATCCAAAACAGGGGGTCTATATGGCAAAAGCAAGACGTAAAACTACTATTGATGAGCGTAAAGAGATTGTCAATTATTGTATTGAACACAATCGCAATTATAAGGAAACGGCGTCACTTTATGATGTTTCTTATAGCCAAGTGTATTCGTGGGTGAAAAAGTATGATAGTGATGGTGAAGAAGGTTTAGTTGACAAAAGGGGTCATCACAAACTAGATGATGAGGTTGATGAATTAGAACGTTTACGAAGAGAAAATGTGCGCTTAAAACGTCAGTTAGAAGAAAAGGATATGGCTGTTGAACTCTTAAAAAAAGTGAAAGAATTCGGAAGGATGTGA
- a CDS encoding IS3 family transposase — protein sequence MRLGKQRHESKYLAIEDFNTNKGWSISWMCHQLGITRSAFYKWKHRIVPEQEQLNSEIAELIKEYDERFSHILGYRRMTDWINHFNHTNYSRKRIHRIMKILDIHAFIRKKRKKYKTAKSEETAENKLSRNFYTTAPNKKWVTDVTEFKIPNSHKKLYLSAILDLYDRYPIAFVISGRNDNRLVFKTFDKAIEKNPTAKPIFHSDRGFQYTNKNFQKKLKDTDMIQSMSRVGHCIDNGPIEGFWGIIKSEMYQMYEISDEASLRYAIKDYIRFYCQERPQSRYDCRTPLEVRNAALTSEHPLSYPIAKNNKIEKYKSKWSA from the coding sequence GTGAGGCTAGGGAAACAGCGCCACGAATCAAAATACTTAGCGATTGAAGACTTCAACACAAATAAAGGGTGGAGCATTAGCTGGATGTGTCATCAGCTCGGCATTACGAGGTCTGCATTTTATAAATGGAAACATAGAATAGTTCCAGAACAAGAACAATTAAACAGCGAAATTGCGGAATTAATTAAAGAATATGACGAACGTTTTTCACACATCTTGGGATACCGAAGAATGACCGATTGGATCAATCATTTCAATCATACGAATTACTCAAGAAAGAGAATTCACCGAATTATGAAAATACTCGATATTCACGCTTTTATCCGTAAGAAAAGGAAAAAATACAAGACTGCCAAGTCTGAAGAAACTGCAGAAAATAAGTTATCAAGAAACTTCTATACGACTGCTCCGAACAAAAAATGGGTAACAGATGTTACAGAGTTTAAGATTCCTAACTCTCATAAGAAACTTTATCTGAGTGCCATACTTGATTTATATGACCGCTATCCTATTGCTTTTGTCATAAGTGGTCGAAATGACAATCGGCTAGTCTTCAAAACATTTGACAAAGCTATTGAAAAAAATCCCACAGCTAAGCCTATATTTCACAGCGATAGAGGGTTTCAATATACCAATAAAAACTTTCAAAAAAAGCTGAAAGATACTGATATGATTCAATCCATGTCAAGAGTAGGCCATTGTATTGATAACGGACCAATAGAAGGTTTTTGGGGAATTATAAAATCGGAAATGTATCAGATGTATGAGATTTCAGATGAGGCCTCCCTCCGATATGCCATCAAAGACTATATCCGATTTTACTGTCAAGAGCGTCCACAAAGCAGATATGACTGTAGAACGCCTTTGGAAGTCAGAAACGCTGCCTTAACATCAGAACATCCTTTGTCATACCCAATCGCTAAGAATAACAAAATTGAAAAGTACAAGTCAAAGTGGTCTGCATAA
- the ilvD gene encoding dihydroxy-acid dehydratase: protein MEENIVSENNMKHRSSVYDSMVKSPNRAMLRATGMTDDSFEKPIVGVISTWAENTPCNIHLHGFGQIAKEGVKDAGAWPVQFGTITVADGIAMGTPGMRFSLTSRDIIADSIEAAMGGHNVDAFVAIGGCDKNMPGSLIAIANMDIPAIFAYGGTIAPGNLNGKDIDLVSVFEGIGKWNHGDMTAEEVKELECNACPGPGGCGGMYTANTMATAIEVMGMSLPGSSSHPAESAEKKADIEEAGRAVVKMLELGLKPSDILTREAFEDAITVTMALGGSTNATLHLLAIAHAANVDLTLEDFNDFQERVPHLADLKPSGQYVFQDLYNVGGVPAVMKYLLKNGFLHGDRITCTGKTVAENLEAFDDLTPGQKVIMPLENPKRADGPLIILKGNLAPEGAVAKVSGVKVRNITGPAKVFDSEEDAIEAVLSDEIVDGDVVVVRFVGPKGGPGMPEMLSLSSMIVGKGQGDKVALLTDGRFSGGTYGLVVGHIAPEAQVGGPIAYLRTGDMVTVDQDTKEITMHVSDEELAKRKAETELPPLYSRGVLGKYAHIVSSASRGAVTDFWNMDKSGKA, encoded by the coding sequence ATGGAGGAAAATATCGTGTCTGAAAATAACATGAAACACCGTTCATCTGTCTACGATAGCATGGTTAAATCACCTAACCGTGCCATGCTTCGTGCGACTGGGATGACGGATGATAGTTTTGAAAAGCCTATTGTTGGGGTTATCTCAACTTGGGCTGAGAACACACCATGTAATATCCACTTGCACGGTTTTGGTCAAATTGCCAAAGAAGGTGTTAAAGACGCGGGTGCTTGGCCAGTTCAATTTGGTACGATTACCGTTGCTGATGGTATTGCCATGGGGACACCAGGGATGCGTTTCTCATTGACATCTCGTGATATCATTGCTGACTCAATCGAAGCAGCTATGGGTGGTCACAACGTCGATGCCTTTGTTGCTATTGGTGGTTGTGATAAGAATATGCCTGGTTCTCTGATTGCTATTGCTAACATGGATATTCCAGCGATTTTTGCCTATGGTGGTACCATTGCACCAGGTAATCTTAACGGTAAGGATATCGACTTGGTTTCTGTTTTCGAAGGTATCGGTAAATGGAACCACGGTGATATGACTGCCGAAGAGGTTAAAGAACTTGAATGTAATGCCTGCCCTGGCCCTGGTGGTTGTGGTGGTATGTATACTGCCAACACAATGGCGACAGCCATCGAAGTAATGGGTATGAGTCTTCCAGGATCATCATCTCACCCTGCAGAATCGGCTGAGAAAAAAGCAGATATCGAAGAAGCAGGTCGTGCGGTTGTTAAGATGCTTGAACTAGGTCTTAAACCATCAGATATCTTGACACGTGAAGCCTTTGAAGATGCCATCACCGTCACAATGGCACTTGGTGGTTCAACCAATGCGACACTTCACTTGCTCGCTATTGCTCACGCCGCTAATGTTGATTTGACACTTGAAGATTTCAACGATTTCCAAGAGCGTGTGCCTCACTTGGCTGACTTGAAACCATCAGGTCAATATGTCTTCCAAGACCTTTACAATGTCGGTGGTGTGCCAGCCGTTATGAAATACCTTCTTAAGAATGGTTTCCTTCACGGTGATCGTATCACATGTACTGGTAAGACTGTTGCAGAAAACTTGGAGGCCTTCGATGATTTGACACCAGGTCAAAAAGTCATCATGCCACTTGAAAATCCTAAACGTGCTGATGGTCCATTGATTATCTTGAAAGGTAACTTGGCTCCAGAAGGTGCGGTTGCCAAAGTATCAGGGGTTAAAGTTCGTAACATTACTGGTCCTGCTAAAGTATTTGACTCAGAAGAAGATGCCATCGAAGCCGTTCTTTCTGATGAAATCGTTGATGGCGACGTAGTTGTTGTACGTTTTGTAGGTCCTAAGGGTGGTCCTGGTATGCCAGAAATGTTGTCATTGTCATCAATGATCGTTGGTAAAGGTCAAGGGGACAAGGTTGCCCTCTTGACAGATGGACGTTTCTCAGGTGGTACTTACGGACTCGTTGTTGGTCACATTGCTCCTGAAGCTCAGGTTGGTGGACCTATTGCCTACCTCCGTACAGGTGATATGGTTACAGTTGACCAAGATACTAAAGAAATTACTATGCACGTTTCAGACGAAGAGTTGGCGAAACGTAAAGCTGAGACTGAGTTGCCACCACTTTATAGCCGTGGTGTCCTCGGTAAGTATGCTCACATCGTTTCATCAGCATCTCGTGGTGCCGTTACCGACTTCTGGAACATGGATAAATCAGGTAAAGCCTAA
- a CDS encoding NAD(P)/FAD-dependent oxidoreductase produces the protein MKHFDTIVIGGGPAGMMATIASAFYGQQTLLIEKNKRLGKKLAGTGGGRCNVTNNGTLDDLLAGIPGNGRFLYSVFSQFDNHDIIAFFEDNGVKLKVEDHGRVFPKTDKSRTIIQALENKIQELGASILTNTEVVSVKKVDEQFQVKSPDQTFTSDKLIVTTGGKSYPSTGSTGFGHDIARHFKLHVTDLEAAESPLLTDFPHKALQGISLDDVTLSYGKHKITHDLLFTHFGLSGPAALRLSSFVKGGEIAHLDFLPNQSLENLKTYFEENREKSVKNTLKALVPERVAEFLAEDKADSKVKQLHPKDLENIISQLKDMEIPITGKMSLAKSFVTKGGVDLKEINPKTLESKKVPHLHFAGEVLDINAHTGGFNITSALCTGWVAGIQSP, from the coding sequence ATGAAACATTTTGATACTATCGTTATTGGTGGGGGGCCTGCTGGCATGATGGCAACCATTGCCTCAGCCTTCTATGGCCAACAAACCCTCCTAATTGAAAAAAACAAACGTCTCGGAAAGAAGCTGGCTGGTACTGGTGGTGGACGTTGTAATGTTACTAACAACGGAACTTTAGACGACCTTCTAGCAGGCATTCCTGGTAATGGACGTTTCCTCTATAGCGTCTTTTCACAATTTGATAACCACGATATCATTGCTTTTTTCGAGGACAATGGTGTCAAACTCAAGGTTGAGGATCACGGACGCGTCTTCCCTAAGACAGATAAATCACGGACCATTATCCAAGCTCTGGAAAATAAAATTCAGGAACTGGGTGCTAGTATCCTTACCAATACAGAAGTTGTCTCCGTCAAAAAAGTTGATGAGCAATTCCAAGTCAAGTCTCCAGACCAGACTTTTACCAGTGATAAACTCATCGTTACAACTGGAGGAAAATCTTACCCATCGACTGGTTCAACTGGTTTTGGACATGATATTGCCCGCCATTTTAAGCTCCATGTCACTGATCTTGAAGCTGCGGAAAGTCCACTCCTAACCGACTTTCCTCACAAGGCTTTACAGGGAATTTCTCTTGACGATGTCACTCTGTCCTATGGCAAACACAAGATTACCCACGACCTTCTTTTCACCCATTTTGGCCTATCTGGACCAGCTGCCCTACGTCTTTCTAGCTTTGTTAAGGGTGGTGAGATTGCCCATCTGGACTTTCTTCCCAACCAAAGTCTAGAAAATCTCAAGACTTACTTTGAGGAAAATCGCGAGAAATCTGTCAAAAACACCCTCAAAGCGCTTGTGCCTGAGCGTGTTGCTGAATTCCTAGCAGAAGATAAGGCTGATAGCAAGGTTAAACAACTGCACCCCAAAGACTTGGAAAACATTATCAGTCAGCTTAAGGACATGGAAATCCCAATCACAGGTAAAATGTCACTTGCTAAATCCTTTGTGACTAAAGGTGGCGTTGACCTTAAGGAAATTAATCCCAAGACCCTAGAAAGTAAAAAAGTCCCTCACCTACACTTTGCAGGAGAGGTCCTTGATATCAACGCCCACACTGGTGGCTTTAACATTACTAGTGCCCTCTGTACTGGTTGGGTTGCAGGTATTCAAAGCCCTTGA